In the Gorilla gorilla gorilla isolate KB3781 chromosome 10, NHGRI_mGorGor1-v2.1_pri, whole genome shotgun sequence genome, one interval contains:
- the USP15 gene encoding ubiquitin carboxyl-terminal hydrolase 15 isoform X7, producing the protein MRGEIAKSYAELIKQMWSGKFSYVTPRAFKTQVGRFAPQFSGYQQQDCQELLAFLLDGLHEDLNRIRKKPYIQLKDADGRPDKVVAEEAWENHLKRNDSIIVDIFHGLFKSTLVCPECAKISVTFDPFCYLTLPLPMKKERTLEVYLVRMDPLTKPMQYKVVVPKIGNILDLCTALSALSGIPADKMIVTDIYNHRFHRIFAMDENLSSIMERDDIYVFEININRTEDTEHVIIPVCLREKFRHSSYTHHTGSSLFGQPFLMAVPRNNTEDKLYNLLLLRMCRYVKISTETEETEGSLHCCKDQNINGNGPNGIHEEGSPSEMETDEPDDESSQDQELPSENENSQSEDSVGGDNDSENGLCTEDTCKGQLTGHKKRLFTFQFNNLGNTDINYIKDDTRHIRFDDRQLRLDERSFLALDWDPDLKKRYFDENAAEDFEKHESVEYKPPKKPFVKLKDCIELFTTKEKLGAEDPWYCPNCKEHQQATKKLDLWSLPPVLVVHLKRFSYSRYMRDKLDTLVDFPINDLDMSEFLINPNAGPCRYNLIAVSNHYGGMGGGHYTAFAKNKDDGKWYYFDDSSVSTASEDQIVSKAAYVLFYQRQDTFSGTGFFPLDRETKGASAATGIPLESDEDSNDNDNDIENENCMHTN; encoded by the exons ATGAGAGGTGAAATAGCTAAATCTTATGCCGAACTGATCAAGCAAATGTGGTCTGGAAAGTTTAGCTACGTCACCCCAAGAGCCTTTAAG ACACAGGTAGGACGTTTTGCACCTCAGTTCTCTGGATATCAGCAGCAAGACTGTCAAGAACTGTTAGCTTTCCTACTAGATGGATTACATGAGGATTTGAATAGAATTAGGAAAAAACCATATATACAATTAAAAGATGCAGATGGAAGGCCAGATAAG GTGGTTGCCGAAGAAGCCTGGGAAAACCATTTAAAACGAAATGATTCTATCATAGTAGATATATTTCATGGCCTTTTCAAATCAACTTTAGTTTGTCCTGAGTGTGCTAAGATTTCAGTAACATTTGATCCTTTTTGTTACTTGACACTTCCATTGCCCATGAAAAAAGAACGCACCTTGGAAGTTTACTTAGTTAGAATGGATCCACTTACCAAACCTATGCAG tacaAAGTGGTTGTCCCCAAAATTGGAAACATATTAGATCTTTGTACAGCATTGTCTGCTTTGTCAGGAATACCTGCAGATAAG aTGATAGTTACTGATATATACAATCATAGATTTCACAGAATATTCGCTATGGATGAAAACCTTAGTAGTATTATGGAACGGGATGATATTTATGT GTTTGAAATTAACATCAATAGGACAGAAGATACAGAGCACGTGATTATTCCTGTTTGCCTAAGAGAAAAATTCAGACACTCGAGTTATACCCACCATACTGGTTCTTCACTTTTTGGTCAGCCCTTTCTTATGGCTGTACCACGAAACAATACTGAAGACAAACTTTATAATCTCCTGCTCTTGAGAATGTG CCGATATGTCAAAATATCTACTGAAACTGAAGAAACTGAAGGATCCCTACACTGCTGTAAGGACCAAAATATTAATGGGAATGGCCCAAATGGCATACATGAAGAAGGCTCACCAA GTGAAATGGAAACAGATGAGCCAGATGATGAATCCAGCCAGGATCAAGAACTTCCCTCAGAGAATGAAAACAGTCAGTCTGAAGATTCAGTTGGAGGAGATAATGATTCTGAAAATGGATTATGTACTGAGGATACTTGCAAAGGTCAACTCACGGGACACAAAAAACGATTGTTTACATTCCAGTTCAACAACTTAGGCAATACTGATATCAACTACATCAAAGATGATACCAGGCATATAAGATTTGATGATAGGCAGCTTAGGCTAGATG AAAGATCTTTTCTTGCTTTGGATTGGGATCCTGAtttgaaaaaaagatattttgatgAAAATGCTGCTGAG GACTTTGAAAAACATGAAAGTGTGGAGTATAAACCTCCTAAAAAACCCTTTGTGAAATTAAAAGATTGCATTGAACTTTTTACAACAAAAGAAAAGCTAGGTGCTGAAGATCCCTG GTATTGTCCGAATTGTAAAGAACATCAGCAAGCCACAAAGAAATTGGATTTATGGTCCCTGCCTCCAGTACTTGTAGTACATCTCAAGCGATTTTCTTACAGTCGATACATGAGAGACAAGTTGGATACCTTAGTTGATTTTCCTATCAA tgaCTTGGATATGTCGGAATTCTTAATTAATCCAAATGCAGGTCCTTGCCGCTATAATCTGATTGCTGTTTCCAACCACTATGGAGGGATGGGAGGAGGACACT atACTGCTTTTGCCAAAAATAAAGATGATGGAAAATGGTACTATTTTGATGACAGTAGTGTCTCCACTGCATCTGAAGACCAAATTGTG TCCAAAGCAGCATATGTACTCTTCTACCAGAGACAAGACACTTTCAGTGGAACTGGCTTTTTTCCTCTTGACCGAGAAACTAAAGGTGCTTCAGCTGCCACTGGCATCCCATTAGAAAGTGATGAAGATAGCAATGATAATGACAAtgatatagaaaatgaaaactgtaTGCACACTAACTAA